The following coding sequences are from one Lysinibacillus sp. FSL W8-0992 window:
- a CDS encoding DUF3397 domain-containing protein, producing the protein MKDFLHIVISVIIFCPILLFIIVYAISRKVNIRGTHAFGAASDVTTFCLFFSVPLAISVLWGINVGAFLVMLAIILAIIFTYIDWRTKREIEVKPLLRKIWRFLFLVLSAAYILICIVGMIQSVVEYLHSV; encoded by the coding sequence TTGAAAGATTTTTTACATATAGTCATCAGCGTCATTATTTTTTGTCCAATTCTTTTATTCATCATTGTCTATGCTATTAGTCGAAAGGTTAATATTCGTGGTACGCATGCATTTGGAGCCGCATCTGATGTGACGACGTTTTGTTTGTTTTTCTCGGTACCATTGGCAATTAGTGTGCTGTGGGGAATAAATGTAGGGGCCTTTTTAGTAATGCTAGCAATAATACTGGCAATCATTTTTACATATATAGACTGGCGTACAAAAAGAGAAATTGAAGTAAAGCCGCTATTACGGAAAATTTGGCGTTTTTTATTTTTAGTACTTAGTGCAGCGTATATTTTAATTTGTATAGTCGGCATGATTCAATCTGTTGTAGAATATTTACACTCTGTATAA
- a CDS encoding ketopantoate reductase family protein: MNVVVIGAGAVGQLMASFLAEACMDVTLVVRRQEQADELNLKHLTRVHIDGTKTLHQIASSVELEMLPRPDLIVVAVKYGHLQNIYKQLLDLPKEIPLLFVQNGLAHFDEALRLPQNTIAFCSVSFGAQTIDFTTVQHRGVGLCKIGIGRGDSIVFEKLLHLENPLFPIEFVENAEQMLFEKAVFNCMINPLTAILQIKNGDLLTNKQAYLLMHTIYQELTEAFKDIESTIPFSAVIALCKKTAANTSSMLADRMQGRKSEVETIVGVILQKASANGYPLPTLRTLYHQVLAIEESGGQS; this comes from the coding sequence GTGAATGTAGTAGTTATTGGAGCTGGTGCAGTCGGTCAGCTAATGGCTAGTTTCTTAGCGGAGGCTTGTATGGATGTTACATTAGTTGTAAGAAGACAAGAACAAGCCGATGAACTTAATTTGAAGCATTTAACGAGGGTCCATATAGATGGTACAAAAACATTGCATCAAATTGCTTCTAGCGTTGAGTTAGAGATGTTGCCTCGGCCGGATTTGATTGTAGTTGCTGTGAAATATGGTCATTTGCAAAATATTTATAAACAATTATTAGATTTACCTAAGGAAATACCATTGTTGTTTGTGCAAAATGGTTTAGCACATTTTGATGAGGCTTTACGTTTACCACAAAATACGATTGCTTTTTGCTCAGTTTCGTTCGGTGCTCAAACAATTGATTTTACAACTGTTCAACATAGAGGTGTTGGTCTATGCAAAATAGGAATAGGGCGTGGAGACAGTATTGTATTTGAAAAGTTGTTACACTTAGAAAATCCTTTGTTCCCAATAGAGTTCGTTGAAAACGCCGAACAAATGCTTTTTGAAAAAGCTGTATTCAATTGCATGATTAATCCTTTAACGGCAATTTTGCAAATTAAAAATGGTGATTTATTAACAAATAAGCAAGCATACTTGTTAATGCATACCATATATCAGGAGTTAACAGAGGCTTTTAAAGATATTGAAAGTACCATTCCGTTTTCAGCAGTAATAGCTTTGTGTAAAAAAACAGCGGCGAATACATCATCTATGCTAGCTGATCGCATGCAAGGTAGAAAAAGTGAGGTTGAAACGATTGTTGGGGTAATTTTACAAAAGGCTTCAGCGAACGGTTATCCATTACCTACTTTGCGAACTTTATATCACCAAGTTCTAGCGATTGAAGAGAGCGGTGGGCAATCTTGA
- a CDS encoding transcriptional regulator, with amino-acid sequence MELKKRKDQWTKEDDERLAEIVLHNVQNGKTQLEAFEMAADELGRTKQACGFRWNKTLRGQYSQSLLAVRNQPQQSMRSHLKLALTSFDELTEAYQSLEVKHRELQNEHEKLVKWLQQGYSLMKD; translated from the coding sequence ATGGAACTGAAAAAAAGAAAAGATCAATGGACGAAGGAAGACGATGAAAGATTAGCAGAAATTGTCTTGCATAATGTGCAAAATGGTAAAACGCAGTTAGAGGCATTTGAAATGGCTGCTGATGAACTTGGGCGTACAAAACAGGCATGTGGTTTTCGTTGGAATAAAACGTTACGTGGGCAATATAGTCAATCGCTTTTAGCTGTTCGCAATCAACCTCAACAATCTATGCGAAGTCATTTAAAATTAGCGTTAACGAGTTTTGATGAGTTGACAGAAGCCTATCAAAGTCTTGAGGTTAAACACCGTGAATTACAAAATGAACATGAAAAGCTAGTGAAATGGTTACAGCAAGGCTATTCTTTAATGAAAGATTAA
- a CDS encoding enoyl-CoA hydratase/isomerase family protein, whose translation MAYIIDNQDGIMTFTINREEKRNAVNDEVMNGLREVITYIQNHDDVRFLVVTGAGEKSFCSGGDLSEFHSLETEDEAFGMLSKMGEILYDLATLPVPTIALINGTAVGGGCEIATACDFRLVASHAKCGFIQGTLAITSGWGGGTYLFERGLRHDRAMKMLVDAKPYPAELLYDIGWAMRVFEGSKQLALNDFIEHMRKIHPSVHKAYKEIELRKWRERNMYERVMEEVRTCAKLWESEAHHEAVNNFLTKKNNK comes from the coding sequence GTGGCTTATATAATTGACAATCAAGATGGGATCATGACTTTTACGATAAATCGTGAGGAAAAGCGCAACGCTGTAAACGATGAGGTAATGAATGGTCTTCGAGAAGTAATTACATATATCCAAAATCATGACGATGTGCGTTTTTTAGTAGTCACAGGAGCGGGAGAAAAATCTTTTTGTTCAGGTGGCGATTTATCGGAGTTTCATTCTCTTGAAACGGAAGATGAAGCATTTGGTATGTTAAGTAAGATGGGGGAGATTTTATATGATCTTGCTACATTACCAGTACCAACGATTGCGTTAATAAATGGAACGGCTGTCGGTGGTGGATGTGAAATAGCGACGGCTTGTGATTTTCGCTTAGTGGCGAGTCATGCTAAATGTGGATTTATTCAAGGGACATTAGCAATTACAAGTGGCTGGGGTGGCGGTACATACTTGTTTGAACGAGGTTTACGTCATGATCGTGCAATGAAGATGCTAGTGGATGCAAAGCCATATCCAGCTGAATTACTATATGACATTGGTTGGGCTATGCGCGTATTTGAGGGATCGAAGCAACTTGCTTTAAATGATTTTATTGAACATATGCGTAAAATACATCCTTCTGTACACAAGGCCTATAAAGAAATTGAACTTCGTAAATGGCGTGAGCGTAATATGTATGAGCGTGTAATGGAGGAAGTTCGTACTTGTGCAAAACTGTGGGAAAGTGAAGCGCATCACGAGGCAGTTAATAATTTTCTAACTAAAAAGAATAATAAGTAG
- the rpmF gene encoding 50S ribosomal protein L32, giving the protein MAVPFRRTSKTAKRKRRTHFKLSVPGMVACPNCGEAKLSHRVCKACGQYKGKEVVSK; this is encoded by the coding sequence ATGGCTGTACCATTTAGAAGAACTTCTAAAACTGCAAAAAGAAAGCGTCGTACGCATTTCAAACTATCTGTACCTGGTATGGTAGCTTGCCCAAACTGTGGTGAAGCAAAATTATCACACCGTGTTTGCAAAGCTTGCGGACAATACAAAGGTAAAGAAGTAGTAAGCAAATAA
- a CDS encoding YceD family protein has protein sequence MKWSIHQLSKYRQDGMPIDTYVQLDEVMERNQDIRAISPVHVKGLCTFGASQMTCQLTVTATLTLPCARTWEDVEFPIKVETVELFSWIDEEKRGEDAGNIHYLDGDVIDMKPVIEELVLLEVPMQVFKENTEGQVHGGKNWSYATDEDVKLHKKTDEPKVDPRLADLAKYFDQTDE, from the coding sequence ATGAAATGGTCAATTCATCAATTATCTAAATACCGTCAAGACGGAATGCCGATCGATACCTATGTCCAATTGGATGAGGTGATGGAGCGAAACCAGGATATTCGAGCAATTTCGCCCGTTCATGTAAAAGGGCTATGTACATTCGGTGCATCGCAAATGACTTGTCAGCTTACTGTGACAGCAACGTTAACACTCCCGTGTGCTCGCACTTGGGAAGATGTTGAGTTTCCTATCAAAGTTGAGACAGTTGAATTATTTAGCTGGATTGACGAAGAAAAAAGAGGGGAAGATGCCGGTAATATTCACTATTTAGATGGTGATGTAATCGACATGAAGCCAGTTATTGAGGAGCTAGTGCTTCTTGAAGTACCAATGCAAGTATTCAAAGAGAATACCGAAGGACAAGTGCATGGTGGTAAAAACTGGTCTTACGCAACTGATGAAGACGTGAAGCTTCACAAAAAAACTGACGAACCAAAAGTGGATCCAAGACTAGCTGATTTAGCTAAGTATTTTGATCAAACAGACGAATAG
- a CDS encoding nucleotidyltransferase codes for MKAVGIVVEYNPFHNGHAYHLEQAKKVAQADIAIAVMSGTFLQRGEPAMVDKWTRTKMALASGVDIVIELPYVYSTAPATDFAKGAISLLSAIRCDAFAFGSEDGSIEPFMNTYQLISKHRTEYDALIKESVKTGVSYPKSLHYAYEQLSQKFPATYIDLAQPNNILGFHYIEAAITLGSAIKPLTIPRIAAGYHDAMQEGASIASATGIRKALATKGTLQSVHDVLPQASFNYLEDWYVQYKNFASWEAFWPFLQFTLIRHTASELTRYAEVTEGIEHALLKAAKTSSSFSSFMEKIKSKRYTWTRLQRMLTHIYTGFTKEQLKSFQSPSTIRLLGMSAQGQAYLGMHKKDFTLPLISRVASTNDAMLAVDIHAAEVYNFSIEQGAQQFTLPKDYQTPPIRF; via the coding sequence ATGAAAGCAGTCGGTATTGTTGTTGAATACAATCCATTTCATAATGGACATGCTTATCACTTAGAACAGGCAAAAAAAGTAGCGCAAGCAGATATAGCAATTGCTGTTATGAGCGGTACATTTTTGCAGCGCGGTGAACCTGCCATGGTAGATAAATGGACACGCACAAAAATGGCGCTCGCTAGCGGAGTTGATATTGTAATTGAGCTACCGTATGTCTATAGTACCGCACCCGCAACAGATTTCGCAAAGGGGGCGATTTCATTATTATCGGCAATTCGCTGTGATGCTTTTGCCTTTGGTAGTGAAGATGGCTCCATAGAACCCTTTATGAATACGTACCAGTTAATTTCGAAGCACCGCACCGAATATGACGCACTTATTAAAGAAAGCGTTAAAACGGGTGTTAGCTACCCTAAAAGCCTGCATTATGCCTATGAACAGCTTTCTCAAAAATTCCCTGCTACATACATTGATTTAGCACAACCAAATAATATACTAGGATTCCATTATATCGAAGCGGCAATAACGCTAGGAAGTGCAATTAAGCCTTTAACTATTCCACGTATAGCCGCAGGATATCACGATGCTATGCAGGAGGGGGCATCGATTGCAAGTGCCACTGGTATTCGTAAAGCACTCGCTACGAAAGGAACATTACAAAGCGTTCATGATGTACTCCCCCAAGCTTCCTTTAATTATTTAGAGGATTGGTATGTTCAATATAAAAATTTTGCTAGCTGGGAGGCTTTTTGGCCGTTTTTACAGTTTACCCTTATTCGGCACACAGCAAGCGAGTTAACGCGCTATGCGGAAGTAACAGAGGGTATAGAGCACGCACTACTAAAAGCCGCGAAAACGAGTAGCTCCTTTAGTAGCTTTATGGAGAAAATAAAATCTAAACGCTATACTTGGACACGTCTACAACGCATGCTAACACATATTTATACAGGCTTTACAAAGGAGCAACTTAAAAGCTTCCAATCCCCTTCTACAATCCGCTTACTCGGCATGAGTGCGCAAGGGCAAGCATACTTAGGCATGCATAAAAAGGACTTTACATTACCATTAATAAGCCGTGTTGCCTCTACAAATGATGCCATGCTCGCTGTAGATATACACGCTGCAGAAGTATACAACTTTAGTATAGAACAAGGGGCGCAGCAGTTCACATTGCCAAAAGATTATCAAACGCCACCGATTCGATTTTAA